The genomic window GGTGTCTTCCCCTTGGGTGAAGGCGTAATCTAGACCATTTGCCCGCGCTACAACGATGGGAATACCGATTTCAGATTCCAGCTTCGGTGCCAAACCTTCCAAATCTGTTTTGATAATTTCGGTGGTGCAAGTGCCAATCCAGACAATTACACTAGGATTGCGATCGCGTTTAATTTGCAAGCACAACCGCTTTAACTCTTCATAATCATTCAGCTGTGCCGAAATATCGCCCTCTTCTAACTCTGCCATTGCATAGCGGGGTTCAGCAAAAATCATCACCCCCATCGCATTTTGCAGGAAGTAGCCACAAGTTTTTGTCCCAATCACCAAAAAGAAGCTATCTTCTATTTTTTGGTATAACCACGCCACGCAGCTAATTGGGCAAAAGGTATGGTAATTTCCAGTTTCACATTCAAAGCTTAAAGCTTCTGGTTGTTGAGCGACAGTCATTTTGGTTTTTTCTCCCCTTGATATTTAATGGCAGGTCAACCAATTTTAGATTTTAGATTGATAATTTTGGATTGAAGACTGGGACAACAAAAGTATCCTCTGTCTGACGACAATTTCCCTAATTTCTAATCCAAAACCCCAAATCTAAAACTTAAAATTGTGAGGAACGGCAATAATTAAGCATTGGGGAAGAGACGGGCAATTTCTGATTCATCAAAAACGCCTGCTGGCAGTTCTTCCCCTAAAAAATCGTTATTTTCTTCAGTCTTTTGCAAGGCTGTTTCATCACTCCAGACATCTGACAACACGTCTTTAAACGCATTCTCATCTAGTGGACTATCTTCAAGCGCCTGGTCGTCATCCAGCTTTAGTTCGATTGCAGGTGTTGTATCGAAGCCAATTTCCCCAAACTCATCTGCTTCTAAACTAGAGGTTTGGAGAGACTCATCTTTTGAGTCGTGTCCGTTGGATAAGGAAATATCGCCAAAGGCATTTTCGGTTTCCTCCAACTCGCTGATTCCCAGGCTTTGCTCATCGGAATCCAGGATTACCAACTCTTGAACTACCGCCACCGACCCAAAGCCGTTTGTATGAGAATGTGTCAATGTTTCATCTTCGGGCTTTTGGTGAATGACAACTGCTGCTTCTTCTACGTATTTTTCCGGTTCTGGGTTAATGAGGAAGCGGTTACCGAGAGCAAAATCTGGGTCAAAATGCAAATCCAGCACCTCAATCAGGGTATCGGCGTCAGGATTAAGTTTGGCAAAGGGCAACATTAACTGCGCTAGCTTTGGCTCTAGGGCGTTAAGAACTCCCAGGATGAGGTAAGAAGGTGGTCGCTTCCCACCATCAGGGGTGTACACTGATTCCACTTCCATGTGCAGGGTAATCCAGTCCCGATTATTCTGGAAAAATTGCAACCACTTTTGCTTTATTGAATCTGTAAAGCTGTGAAAGAAAGCCATATTATTGTCCCCCATCCTGAGAACTTGGTGATTTATACAATCATCAAGTCTAGTTCTTCTTCTGAATTAGGAACCTGGGGTTTACCCGGATTTAGATAAAAATCGGACAACAAAGAGAACAACTCACGATCTGGTGTGTCGTTAGGTACAACACCTTCGGGACGCGCCAGAATTTGGTCAGCGATGTTGAGATAGTAGTCGCAAACGTAGTCCAGGGAAGGATCTTGCTCTGCCATCTCAAACAAAGTCTTACCTTTCACACGGGAAACACGGATATCTTCAATCAAAGGTAAAACTT from Nostoc sp. UHCC 0926 includes these protein-coding regions:
- a CDS encoding DUF5331 domain-containing protein, translated to MAFFHSFTDSIKQKWLQFFQNNRDWITLHMEVESVYTPDGGKRPPSYLILGVLNALEPKLAQLMLPFAKLNPDADTLIEVLDLHFDPDFALGNRFLINPEPEKYVEEAAVVIHQKPEDETLTHSHTNGFGSVAVVQELVILDSDEQSLGISELEETENAFGDISLSNGHDSKDESLQTSSLEADEFGEIGFDTTPAIELKLDDDQALEDSPLDENAFKDVLSDVWSDETALQKTEENNDFLGEELPAGVFDESEIARLFPNA